The Lacerta agilis isolate rLacAgi1 chromosome 14, rLacAgi1.pri, whole genome shotgun sequence sequence TCCACGTCTTGCCTTGTACAGCCAGGATTGGGTTTTAAGTAAGGAACAGGGTGGTTGAGAGAAGAGGCTACATGTCAGGTCAGCTCAGTTTTAATGATCTATGATACTGACAATGGCAAGAAACGGGGAGAACTGGTATGTGTCTATGGCATAGCAAAGGGCAGTAAGAAACGGAGGGATCTTGCCGCAGTGCACACACACGGAGCCTCTCTTGGCAGCTTGTCGTCAAGGGCAAGTGGGCTGTGTGGCTTGGGCTTTTTCGGCCAAAACGAAACGAAGGATGCCATTTGCCACGTCCAGCGTTTCATCTTTCTCCAGCACAATATCATAAGCTTCAAGGTACTTTCCCCGCTGTTCCTCCACCTGCAcggagggaataataataataataataataataataataataataataataataataatgtactatTTAAAtcccacacccatctggctgggtttccccagccactctgggcggctcccaacagaatggtAAAAACGCGatgaaacatgaaacattaaaaacttccctaaacagggctgccttcaggtgtcttctaaaagtcagaaagttgttttatCTCCTTgagatctggtgggagggcattccacagggtgggcgccactaccaagaaggccctctgcctggttccctgtaacctcacttctcgcagtgagggaactgccagaaggccctcggagctggacctcagcgtccgggctgaacgatgggggtggagacgctccttcaggtatactgggccgaggccatttagggctttcaaggtcagtgCCAACACTGTTGTGCTTGGAatcatactgggagccaatgtagatctctcaggaccggtgttatgtggtctcggcagccactcccagtcaccagtctagctgctgcattctggattagttgtagtttctgagtcaccttcataGGGAGGATGAATAGGTCTTAAAGGCACTCAGCATTGGCTAGCAGAGTGTTGTTACAGTGGTTTCCAAGCGGTGTTCTAGCCTGAAGTTACTTCAAAGATCCTCAGGGGTTCCTCCATGAGATCAGCTATTGCTTCCACCCTGCTCTTCATCACCCAAGATGATCCCAGAGGAGCCAGTTTACCAGTGCCAATAAAACAACCTCTAACCTAACTGTTAGTTCAGCCTTGCACTAGAACATGTGTTTTAAGGTTGGTTTAAATTAATCTGCAGGGTTTAGTTTACTGTTTTGTTAGGAAGTGTGCCGTTTGCCTGCAAGCCTGCAGTTCTCACAAATCCTGGAATGCATTCAGATATCAACAGCAAAAGATCCAAGAAAAGGGGGTGTCACGGTTGAGCACGAGAACCGCAGGCTTGCAAGAAAACTGCACGCTTTGTAACAGCTCTGTTTAGCCACTTGAATGAATCTTCATATTTGCCTACTGCTTTGTCTTATAATCAGCCACTGTTGGCAGCACAAGAAGGGGTGGGGCAAGAATTTTTCATGGTCCGCGGGCCACTTTCCCAGCTCTCCAAGTCCGCCACCCAAAAGGGCCATGTCAGGAGACCGCCCTCACCGGAAGCCAAAGcggtgccagggctttatcagtattgTGAACCCCCGTCTCTGATGCGGAGTTCGTCATCGTCGTCCAGTGGGAGGAGCAAtaattcctccagtggggagggggagatggagacaggaagtgggagccggggctgtgacaggggaagagagccttcgcaccaagcagaaacgggaggtgaagcaccccttccgtctccccttttgcacaggggggaaagacgtaGAGGGGATtggcgggggttccgcattccGCGCCTCttatgctgggcaaggaaccggaaggggtcattcctagactctgccgaaggatgggCTGGACGTACTTTCTGcaactgcactgtaaatatttgcaccattAAAGAAGCTAGTTTTAGAAGCTCTGCGTCAgtctggttactcatgagcagccgctAAGGAACCTTACAGGCCATCTCACCTTGTCTCACAGCCCTTCCACAGTCAGCTGTGCCCAGCTGGGTAATCCCAACTCACCCTGTCATTCAGGAAGCCAACCCGGAGGATGTTCTCCATATCAACTACACCATCTGCCATACTGAGATCGCCCATGGAATCTCCAAGGAGTAAGATGTTCGTCCTTGAGCACAGCTGCTGGAAATACTCTGTATCCTTCAGGACCGTGTTGTTCTTGTTGTAGGTGTGGATGAGGGGCTCTTTGAAACCTCGCAGAACTCCCTGCATGGAGGACACAAAGGCAAATGAGATAAATGAGAGTCACAGAGATAGCCAGCTTCTGTGTTGCGTTTGTGTGCGGCCAAGCTACTCAGCAGTAATTGCTTCAAAGTCGTTAGTGTCCTTTTCTATTTACGAATCATTTCATCTGAAGCTtatcaaagcaatttcacaatacagtaaacacctatataaaaacagttaaaacaattgcatttACAAAAATACGTCGAGATCCAACACAGATAGAAATCTCCTCTTAGAAAGCTCACTGAAAAAGTTAAGTCTTTAAGTTGCCATTCTCCTTTAGTTGGAACTTTTCTcaatttccattttggggctaacaaaacaccaGACACAGTAGTGGCATgtataaataaccttttttaacACCTGGGAATTCcttggcaacttaaactgatagaaaatgtgcagcttgcggacctaacatatagaataagagaacaagaaaaacatacgtttaaagaagattgggaaatgtttatagaatatatatggagggaaattgtgtttatctgaaaatgtgggcagcattaagataaattcaacagtgtaaataagttttgatggatgtaatcagtgcttttttctggggggggggacgcaaggggacgcatacacctaaacattttgtgaatttaagtttggtctcattgaggggcagtatttcaatatgggtaGGAAAATTAAGagttaaggaaaaaaaagttttgatggatgtaataatggaatactgaatggtttagtttatataaaatatgcaggtatTTACGTTTTgtaaaatgaaccacagaaagagaagaaggggagtcacTGAAATTTTGAGGTTGGTTAAAGGAATATTCtcaaatgtaaaacagaaaatttaataaaaattataggaaagggaaaaggaaagcctTGCACAGATGCTGAATGGACAAAAGCCTTGGTGCTTCTCTGAAGCACCTTATCTACATCCTCAGGCCTCAACGACTTAAACTGATCGCACGAAACTGGCCTAGACATTGCACTGGACACTTCACCCAAATTTGTCACAAATATGGAATCCAAGTCATCACAGAGATGAGTGATTTTACCTTCAAAGTGCCTAGCAAACGTGTCACAGCACACCTCCAAGGGTTCAAGTACCCTCACCACCAGGCAAGTGTGAATAAACTCCAAAACTCTCCAAACAGCTCTGGTGGACAACTACTTGatgatacaataataataataataattttattatttgtaccctgcccatgtgactgggttgccccagtcactcagcggtttccagcatatacaaaaacataaaacattaaaaaaacttccctgtacagcaaAATGATTCCTCACCTGGATGTAGTAAACATGAATATGTCCTATAGTGCCTGTTCAGTCATCTTTGTGACAAATTATCCGCCATATGCACTTAAAGCTGTCATCCAGCTTATTTCTTTGCCCATGGTCTTCGCTGAATAGCAACAGAGAGGCGTGGTTCTGTTGATGGCTCAATGAGAGCTGGGACCGAGTCTCTTATAAATACGTTTTATCACTGCAACCAAAATTTCTGCTCATCCTGGTAGAGCCTGGGAGTTTCTGGCTGACCCCAGAAGGCACACAAATGCCTTCCATTTACCCCCTACTATTAATAccaagcgggtggtgctgtgggttaaaccagagcctagggcttgccaatcagaagatcagtggttcaaatccccgcgacggggtgagctcctgcccacctagcagttcgaaagcacatcaaaagtgcaagtagataaataggtaccgctccggcaggaaggtaaacggtgtttccgtgcactgctctggttcgccagaagcagcttggtcatgctagccacatgacccgaaagctgtacgccggctccctcggccagtaacgcgagatgagcgccgcaaccccagagtcggacacgactggacctaatggtcaggggtccctttacctttattaataCCACCCCTAAACTTTTCTAAGCCCCACAAACACAGTGTTCAGATTGGCACACCGCTTCCACGCCAGGGTGGAAAGGAGTTGGGGAAAGTGAAGTGGGCTCAACTCACACTGTCGTCAAAATCCATATAGTTGGAGACCACTTTGACATTGGGATAGAACGCCCCAGCCTGGCGAATTATCTCCTCTAGCACATCACCCACACCTGCCGAGAAGATGAAGAGGGGTACTTTGTTCTGGTAAAGCTGGTCAAATAAGATGTTGAAGCCGTCTCTgaatgcaagagagagaggaagcgtAACGTTCAACTGAAATGGTGAAACACACAAGGCTATTTCCATTCGTGGctcactaaaccatggcttactgcAATGTCCAAACACAGTCAAAATACTGCAGTGATTAAATTAACCAAATCATatgcatggttgttttttttaaaggaaatatacAATATAACAATGGGAAACTCGATTTAAAGGAATTATTTTAACATAACGTTTTGCTTGGCAATCATTTTAACACAACATTTTGCTTGGCAATTACTTTAACACAACGTTTTTGCTTATTATTTCAGTTGCCTTGAAAATCCACCCTGCTGTATGGATATGGCGCACATTACATGGGACAGACCCACTTTCTACTGGTAGGAAGCCGCCATCAATCCTAGATCA is a genomic window containing:
- the NT5C3B gene encoding 7-methylguanosine phosphate-specific 5'-nucleotidase isoform X2, which codes for MTLTRFGFNGRRCPTSYNIIDNSRVISEEGKKKLKDLLHHYYPIEIDPYRTMEDKLPLMIEWWTKAHDLLAQQKIKKIDIAQVVKESDVMLRDGFNILFDQLYQNKVPLFIFSAGVGDVLEEIIRQAGAFYPNVKVVSNYMDFDDSGVLRGFKEPLIHTYNKNNTVLKDTEYFQQLCSRTNILLLGDSMGDLSMADGVVDMENILRVGFLNDRVEEQRGKYLEAYDIVLEKDETLDVANGILRFVLAEKAQATQPTCP
- the NT5C3B gene encoding 7-methylguanosine phosphate-specific 5'-nucleotidase isoform X1, whose product is MVPELEKATVRMKDPERVKNIISALRKDGVGKFQVISDFDMTLTRFGFNGRRCPTSYNIIDNSRVISEEGKKKLKDLLHHYYPIEIDPYRTMEDKLPLMIEWWTKAHDLLAQQKIKKIDIAQVVKESDVMLRDGFNILFDQLYQNKVPLFIFSAGVGDVLEEIIRQAGAFYPNVKVVSNYMDFDDSGVLRGFKEPLIHTYNKNNTVLKDTEYFQQLCSRTNILLLGDSMGDLSMADGVVDMENILRVGFLNDRVEEQRGKYLEAYDIVLEKDETLDVANGILRFVLAEKAQATQPTCP